One genomic region from Solwaraspora sp. WMMD792 encodes:
- the pheA gene encoding prephenate dehydratase produces the protein MSVPAPTRFAFLGPEGTFAEQALLTIPAARQGERVAARSVPEALDAVRAGNVDAALVPLENSVGGAVGVTFDELTNGQPLVITQEVVLPVDFVLAAPAGTTLEQIRTVAAHPQASTQCRSWLRRQVPNAAVVDVLSNGAAAVGAAAGEYDAAICAPIGASGHRLTVLADKIADHADAVTRFVLVRRPGPPPAPTGDDITTLAVYIAHDRVGALLAVLMELAVREVNLTRIESRPTGEALGRYAFFLDCSGHVADDRLGDALRGLRRVCADVRFLGSYPRHDWPPAAGGRTTGGPAGRHDDEYAQAAAWLARIRAGQLD, from the coding sequence ATGTCCGTCCCCGCGCCGACCCGATTCGCCTTCCTCGGCCCCGAGGGCACCTTCGCCGAGCAGGCCCTGCTGACCATCCCGGCGGCTCGGCAGGGCGAGCGGGTCGCGGCGCGCAGCGTGCCGGAGGCGCTCGACGCGGTCCGGGCCGGCAACGTCGACGCGGCCCTGGTGCCGCTGGAGAACTCGGTCGGCGGAGCGGTCGGCGTCACCTTCGACGAGCTGACCAACGGCCAGCCGCTCGTGATCACCCAGGAGGTGGTGCTGCCGGTCGACTTCGTGCTGGCCGCACCCGCCGGCACGACGCTGGAGCAGATCCGCACCGTCGCCGCCCACCCGCAGGCGTCCACCCAGTGCCGGTCCTGGCTGCGCCGGCAGGTGCCGAACGCCGCCGTGGTCGACGTACTGTCCAACGGCGCGGCGGCCGTCGGCGCGGCGGCCGGTGAGTACGACGCGGCGATCTGCGCGCCGATCGGCGCCAGCGGCCACCGACTGACCGTGCTGGCCGACAAGATCGCCGACCACGCCGACGCGGTGACCCGGTTCGTCCTGGTCCGGCGCCCCGGACCGCCGCCGGCCCCGACCGGCGACGACATCACCACCCTGGCGGTCTACATCGCCCACGACCGGGTCGGCGCCCTGCTCGCGGTGCTGATGGAGCTGGCCGTCCGGGAGGTCAATCTCACCCGGATCGAGTCCCGGCCGACCGGGGAGGCACTCGGCCGGTACGCCTTCTTCCTGGACTGCTCCGGGCACGTCGCCGACGACCGGCTCGGCGACGCGCTGCGCGGGCTCCGCCGGGTCTGCGCCGACGTACGGTTCCTCGGCTCCTACCCGCGGCACGACTGGCCGCCGGCGGCCGGCGGCCGCACCACGGGTGGGCCGGCCGGCCGGCACGACGACGAGTACGCGCAGGCAGCCGCCTGGCTGGCCCGGATCCGCGCCGGCCAACTGGACTGA
- a CDS encoding AIM24 family protein, whose amino-acid sequence MRSALFSADHLEKESAQPGLRLQNSKLLKIELNGEAMARTGSMVAYQGHVQFQALGSGGLGNFIKQKLTGEGVPLMKLTGQGDVFLANEAADVHLIDLEPGDALSINGSSVLAFDSTLQYDIRMVQGMGFASSAGLFNCVFTGQGRLAITTKGTPVVLSVDQPTYVDPQAAVCWSASLQTGYHRAEQLGIGTLLGRRTGEAFTMSFAGQGFVIVQPSEEPPVRGAGQIPQ is encoded by the coding sequence ATGCGCAGTGCCCTGTTCTCCGCCGATCACCTGGAGAAGGAGTCCGCCCAGCCTGGGCTGCGGCTGCAGAACTCCAAACTGCTGAAGATCGAGCTCAACGGCGAAGCGATGGCCCGGACCGGTTCGATGGTCGCCTACCAGGGCCACGTGCAGTTCCAGGCGCTCGGCTCCGGCGGTCTCGGCAACTTCATCAAGCAGAAGCTCACCGGCGAAGGCGTACCGCTGATGAAGCTGACCGGCCAGGGTGACGTGTTCCTCGCCAACGAGGCCGCCGACGTGCACCTGATCGACCTGGAGCCGGGCGACGCGCTGTCCATCAACGGCTCCAGCGTGCTGGCCTTCGACTCCACGCTGCAGTACGACATCCGGATGGTCCAGGGGATGGGCTTCGCCTCCTCCGCAGGCCTGTTCAACTGCGTCTTCACCGGGCAGGGCCGGCTCGCCATCACCACCAAGGGCACTCCGGTCGTGCTCTCCGTCGACCAGCCGACCTACGTCGACCCGCAGGCCGCCGTCTGCTGGTCGGCCAGCCTGCAGACCGGCTACCACCGGGCCGAGCAGCTGGGCATCGGTACGCTGCTCGGCCGGCGTACCGGGGAGGCGTTCACGATGAGCTTCGCCGGCCAGGGCTTCGTGATCGTCCAGCCGTCCGAGGAGCCGCCGGTGCGCGGCGCCGGCCAGATCCCCCAGTAG
- a CDS encoding metallopeptidase family protein yields the protein MPVDMSRERFEELVGEALDEVPAELLRLMSNVVILVEDETPPGEPELLGLYEGHALTSRGWDYAGVLPDRILIFRHPILRICATEADVVDEIAITVVHEIAHHFGIDDERLHDLGWG from the coding sequence ATGCCGGTCGACATGAGCCGCGAGCGCTTCGAGGAGTTGGTCGGGGAGGCGCTGGACGAGGTCCCGGCGGAGCTGCTGCGGCTGATGAGCAACGTGGTGATCCTGGTCGAGGACGAGACCCCGCCGGGCGAGCCGGAGCTGCTCGGTCTGTACGAGGGACACGCGCTCACCAGTCGGGGCTGGGACTACGCCGGCGTACTGCCGGACCGGATTCTCATCTTCCGGCACCCGATCCTGCGGATCTGCGCGACCGAGGCCGACGTGGTCGACGAGATCGCGATCACCGTGGTGCACGAGATCGCCCATCATTTCGGCATTGACGACGAACGGCTACACGACCTGGGCTGGGGTTGA
- a CDS encoding OsmC family protein produces MPIRTASARWQGNLTEGSGTIRTGKGGYEGNYSFRSRFEEGEGTNPEELIGAAHAGCFSMAFSKGLADAGFTPTSVQTTASVHLDKTDAGMTVTRIDLETVGEVPGVDPETFQKLAEAAKANCPISRLLSPGAEITLNASLSV; encoded by the coding sequence ATGCCTATCCGTACCGCATCTGCCCGCTGGCAGGGCAATCTGACCGAGGGTTCTGGCACTATCCGCACCGGGAAGGGCGGGTACGAAGGGAACTACTCGTTCCGGTCCCGCTTCGAGGAGGGCGAGGGCACCAACCCCGAGGAGCTGATCGGCGCCGCCCACGCCGGCTGCTTCTCGATGGCGTTCTCGAAGGGTCTGGCGGACGCCGGGTTCACCCCGACGTCGGTGCAGACCACCGCAAGTGTGCACCTGGACAAAACGGACGCCGGGATGACCGTCACCCGGATCGACCTGGAGACGGTGGGCGAGGTGCCCGGCGTCGACCCGGAGACCTTCCAGAAGCTGGCCGAGGCGGCGAAGGCGAACTGCCCGATCTCCCGCCTGTTGTCGCCGGGTGCCGAGATCACCCTGAACGCCAGCCTCTCCGTCTGA
- the serS gene encoding serine--tRNA ligase, whose translation MIDLRLLRDDPDLFRASQRARGESESRVDDLIAADEARRAAVQAFEALRAEQKQLGKRLPRAEPAEKAELLTRTKELSAQVKAAEAAATEAEQTLRRAQLAFPNLIEAGAPAGGEDDYVVLREVGERPDIDAPRDHLALGEALGAIDVERGAKVSGSRFYYLTGVGALLQLGLLQLAIAQAVEYGLTPTITPVLVKPESMEGTGFLGEHASEIYRLEADDLYLVGTSEVPLAAYHSNEILTLDGPVRYAGWSSCFRREAGSYGRDVRGILRVHQFDKVEMFSFCPPEQAHDEHLRLLAWEEEMLAKVEIPYRVIDVAAGDLGTSAARKYDCEAWVPSQGRYREVTSTSNCTTFQARRLNIRYRDADGRTQPVATLNGTLATTRWLIPILENHQQPDGSVRVPKALQPYLGGRDVLEPLATA comes from the coding sequence GTGATCGATCTCCGACTGCTCCGTGATGACCCGGACCTCTTCCGTGCCAGCCAGCGTGCCCGCGGCGAGTCCGAGTCCCGGGTGGACGATCTGATCGCCGCTGACGAGGCCCGCCGTGCGGCGGTGCAGGCCTTCGAGGCGCTGCGCGCCGAGCAGAAGCAGCTCGGCAAGCGACTGCCCCGGGCGGAACCGGCCGAGAAGGCCGAGCTGCTGACCCGTACCAAGGAGTTGTCGGCCCAGGTGAAGGCGGCCGAAGCCGCCGCCACCGAGGCCGAGCAGACGCTGCGCCGGGCGCAGTTGGCCTTCCCCAACCTGATCGAGGCGGGTGCGCCGGCCGGCGGCGAGGACGACTACGTCGTCCTGCGGGAGGTCGGTGAGCGGCCCGACATCGACGCACCGCGCGACCACCTGGCGCTCGGTGAGGCGCTCGGCGCGATCGACGTCGAACGAGGCGCGAAGGTCTCCGGCAGCCGCTTCTACTACCTGACCGGCGTCGGCGCGCTGCTGCAGCTCGGTCTGCTGCAGCTGGCCATCGCCCAGGCCGTCGAGTACGGCCTCACCCCGACGATCACCCCGGTGCTGGTCAAGCCGGAGTCGATGGAAGGCACCGGCTTCCTCGGCGAGCACGCCAGCGAGATCTACCGGCTGGAAGCCGACGACCTGTACCTGGTCGGCACCAGCGAGGTGCCGCTGGCGGCGTACCACTCGAACGAGATCCTGACCCTCGACGGCCCGGTGCGCTACGCCGGCTGGTCGTCGTGCTTCCGGCGGGAAGCCGGGTCGTACGGCCGGGACGTGCGTGGCATCCTGCGGGTGCACCAGTTCGACAAGGTGGAAATGTTCTCCTTCTGCCCGCCCGAGCAGGCCCATGACGAGCACCTGCGGCTGCTCGCCTGGGAAGAGGAGATGCTGGCGAAGGTCGAGATCCCGTACCGGGTGATCGACGTCGCCGCCGGCGACCTCGGCACCAGCGCGGCCCGCAAGTACGACTGCGAGGCGTGGGTGCCGTCGCAGGGCCGCTACCGCGAGGTGACGTCGACGTCGAACTGCACCACCTTCCAGGCCCGCCGGCTGAACATCCGCTACCGCGACGCTGACGGCCGTACCCAGCCGGTGGCCACCCTCAACGGCACCCTGGCGACGACCCGGTGGCTGATCCCGATCCTGGAGAACCACCAGCAGCCGGACGGCTCGGTACGGGTACCGAAGGCGCTGCAGCCGTACCTCGGCGGCCGGGACGTCCTGGAACCCCTGGCCACCGCCTGA
- a CDS encoding HAD family hydrolase — protein sequence MEVHPRLVATDLDGTLLRPDKSLSARTAAALDEFQRRGGQVVLVTGRPVRWLPAVYEQLQAPVPAVCANGAVVYEPRTDTVLRADPLAPEIMAEVARRLRAEVPDVVFAVEVEDGRLMRHGTDWPAHWNSDHPTARQVTDSAELLTAPAVKLLARSSHDDPEVFVRIVAGALAGLAEATHSSKSGLVEISAAGVTKAAGLAWLCARWQIGAADVVAFGDMPNDVPMLTWAGQAVAVANAHPTVQEIADAVTASNADDGVAVYLEQLLAQRQRYWPVRVPPPSPG from the coding sequence ATGGAAGTGCATCCACGTCTGGTCGCCACCGATCTCGACGGGACACTGCTGCGGCCCGATAAGTCGCTCAGTGCCCGGACCGCCGCCGCGCTGGACGAGTTCCAGCGGCGCGGCGGGCAGGTGGTGCTGGTCACCGGCCGGCCGGTGCGTTGGCTGCCGGCCGTCTACGAACAACTACAGGCCCCGGTGCCGGCGGTCTGCGCCAACGGTGCCGTGGTCTACGAGCCGCGTACCGACACCGTGCTGCGCGCCGACCCGCTCGCTCCGGAGATCATGGCCGAGGTCGCCCGGCGACTGCGCGCCGAAGTCCCGGATGTGGTCTTCGCCGTCGAGGTGGAGGACGGCCGGTTGATGCGGCACGGCACCGACTGGCCGGCGCACTGGAACAGCGATCACCCCACCGCCCGGCAGGTCACCGACTCGGCGGAGCTGCTCACCGCGCCGGCGGTGAAACTGCTGGCCCGCAGCAGCCACGATGACCCGGAAGTGTTCGTCCGGATCGTCGCCGGAGCGCTCGCCGGGCTGGCCGAGGCCACCCACTCGTCGAAGTCCGGGCTGGTGGAGATCTCGGCTGCCGGGGTCACCAAGGCGGCCGGGCTGGCCTGGCTCTGCGCCCGTTGGCAGATCGGCGCCGCCGACGTGGTCGCCTTCGGCGATATGCCGAACGACGTCCCGATGCTGACCTGGGCCGGGCAGGCGGTCGCGGTGGCGAACGCCCACCCGACGGTGCAGGAGATCGCGGACGCGGTGACGGCGTCGAACGCCGACGACGGGGTGGCTGTCTACCTGGAGCAGTTGCTGGCGCAGCGTCAGAGGTACTGGCCGGTGCGGGTGCCGCCGCCCTCGCCCGGCTGA
- a CDS encoding bacterial proteasome activator family protein, with the protein MTETSGSPEETNESGPAAGRPGAVVVVGPDGRPVGTVNAGGAGAAGTPGDASGATGAGDEPVDPEDPSQLIEQPAKVMRIGSMIKQLLEEVRAAPLDEASRQRLREIHRRSITELEDGLAPELREELARISLPFEDGATPSESELRVAQAQLVGWLEGLFHGIQAALMAQQMAARLQLEQMRSGGRPALPVGPGGMIPGMPGQPGQAGQPGEGGGTRTGQYL; encoded by the coding sequence ATGACCGAGACGTCAGGCTCCCCGGAAGAGACCAATGAGTCCGGCCCGGCGGCTGGCCGGCCCGGCGCGGTGGTGGTGGTCGGCCCGGACGGGCGACCGGTCGGCACGGTGAACGCCGGCGGTGCCGGTGCCGCAGGTACCCCCGGCGACGCCAGCGGGGCCACCGGTGCCGGCGACGAGCCGGTCGACCCGGAAGACCCGTCGCAGCTGATCGAGCAGCCGGCCAAGGTGATGCGGATCGGCAGCATGATCAAACAGTTGCTGGAGGAGGTCCGCGCCGCCCCGCTCGACGAGGCGAGCCGGCAGCGGCTGCGCGAGATCCACCGGCGTTCCATCACCGAGCTGGAGGACGGCCTGGCACCGGAGCTGCGCGAGGAGCTGGCCCGGATCTCGCTGCCGTTCGAGGACGGCGCCACCCCGAGTGAGAGTGAACTGCGAGTCGCCCAGGCCCAGTTGGTCGGCTGGCTGGAAGGGCTGTTCCACGGCATCCAGGCCGCGCTGATGGCCCAGCAGATGGCAGCCCGGCTGCAGCTTGAGCAGATGCGTTCCGGCGGGCGGCCGGCGCTGCCGGTCGGCCCAGGTGGGATGATCCCCGGCATGCCGGGGCAGCCGGGCCAGGCCGGTCAGCCGGGCGAGGGCGGCGGCACCCGCACCGGCCAGTACCTCTGA